TCTGGGGTTCGAGGCCGCCCGGCGGCGTGGCTCGCATGTGCACGATCCGATTCATTACGACGAGAGCCAAAAGAATTCACCCAATCTCGGCTTCGTCCGCCCGACGAACAATGCCGGCGGTCTCGAGGCCGGAATGACCAACGGCCAGCCCCTCGTGGTCCGGGCGGCAAAGAAGCCGATCAGCACGCTCCGCAAACCGCTCGAATCGATCAACCTTGAGACAAAGCAGCCTGAGGCCGCCTCCTACGAGCGGAGCGACGTGTGCGCCGTTTCCGCGGCCAGTGTGATCGTTGAAAACGTCGTGGCCTTCGAGGTTGCCGGGGCGCTTATCGATAAGTTCGGCGGCGACAGCCTCGGGGAAATGCAGGCGCGGTATGACATGTTCCTTAAGATGGCGAGAGAGAGATGATGCTGATATGACGAATGCCAAATGACGAATGTCTAAAGAATGACGAAGCACGAATGAACGAACCACGAATGACGAATCGCAGGCGGAAATCGAGTCGTTCGGCATTCGGACATTCGTCATTCCGAACACGGAGGTTCGCATGCACGATCGAACGCGACGGGTGCTTTGCCGGGCCGGATTCTTGGCCCTCTGCGTGCTGCCGACGGCGGCAGTCTTCGCGTGGTCTAGCTCGCGCACTAGCACGGCACACAGCACGGCCTGCGCTGCGGCATTGTCGCACGAGCTAGGTTTGCGCGTGTCGCTGGCCGGAGTATCGTATCCGCGACCAGGAGCCACGCGTTATGAAGGTGTCGAAGTTGCCGACCCGGAGACGGGCGCACCGCTTGTCCAGACGCGGTCGCTCGAAACGGACCACGGAAATGATCTGACGGCTCTGTTCGCATCGCAGCCGGAATTGGACGCTCTAAAACTGGCGAAGCTTTGGGAAACCGTGGAACAGCGAATTCGCAGCACGACAGATCCCCAGCCCGCGACTAGCCTGACCGCCGGCGCAGCGACGTTGCATTGGCCGGGTGGCTCGCAAACGCTCACCGAAGTGTTGGGACAGTTGGATGCCAAGTCTGGCGGTGACGGGGAGCGCGTCGCGTCGCTTAAGTTCCGCCTGGCTGGCATCGATTCGGCCGAGCCGATCCGGCTGCGCTACTCGCGGAAGCTCGTCGATTCGCGGACGACGAGCAACGTCGAACGCTCGGCGGTGAACCACCTCGAACTGCCCGCAGTGAGCCACGTCGAACTGAATACGGGCGGGACGGCGGCCCCCTGTTCGCTGCTGATGGTTCCGCTGGGGATCGCCAATCGACTTGGCGAGCGAGCCCGGTTCCGCGGGTCGGTTTGGGCGATTGAAACGGCCGATGGCTGGGAAGGAGAGTTGACCGGACAGTTCACGGAAGTCGATTTTCAGACGGCCATCACGGAGCAATTCCCGCACCACCTCGTGGGAACAGCCGAAATCACAATCCAAAAGGCCCGCTTCCGTCGCGGCCGTTTGGTAGAAGCCAACGGCACGATAGCGGCTGGGCCCGGCATGGTGAGCCAGTCGCTGTTGACGTCGGCCGCGGAACACCTGCATCTGAATGGCGCCGCCGCGACGGATTCCGGCGCCTCGATAATTCCCTACGATCAAATCGCTTTCTCGTTCGAGATCGATTCCGCCGGGCTGACGCTCCGCGGCCAATGCGAAGGCTCGCCGGGAGTGATCGTTCGCGGCGGAGCGACGGCGCTGTTGTCGTCATCAGTCGGATCGTCTGGGCCGGTCGTCGCGCTGCTGCGAACGCTCGTTCCGCAGAGCGAAGTGCAAGTGCCCGCCACGCGCGAGACCGACTGGCTGATGCGCCGCCTGCCAGTGCCGCAGGTGATGCCGCCGGCCACACAGCCCCCGCAAGGCCGAGTGCGGCTGGGACCGAGGGACGAGGGGCGAGGGACAAGAAGCGAGGGACAAGAGTAGGGCACGTTTTCGCGTGCGGTCCGTCGCTCGCAAACACGCCGGTCATGCGGCCGCCGCGCGATTGCTCCACCAAAACCGCCTTGGGATCGAGCCGAGCGCCATCAGCGCCAAATGGCATGCAACGATGATGCCGGGCACCACCCAAACCCCGGCGTCGGTGAAGCCGTATGAATGCAAGCCGACCCCCAAGAAATTCACGCCGAAGTACGACCAAATCATGGCGATGTTTCCGCCAAGCGCTAAGACGGCCAAGCCACGATCCTTCACGATCCCATCCCAGAGAGCGTGCAAGACAAGTGCATTCCATAGCACGATGATCAGGGCGCCGTTTTCCTTGGGGTCCCAACCCCAAAACCGGCCCCAAGAATCATCGGCCCACAATCCGCCGAGCACCGTGCCGACGAAGCTGAAAAAGATCGCGCAACATACGGAACCGTAAATCATATTGGCAAACACTTTGCCAATGGTGGTGGTGCCGACTGACGCGCCGCGGCCAAGGTTTGCGTTCGTTAAGCTGGGTTCCACGCTCATGGTCCGAAGATCCAAACGGTATCCAAGGAGAGGCGTAAACAGACCAAACATGATATATGAAAACCCGATCAGCGCGGCGACGAACGTCGTGGCGTAGCCGAGCGAGACGCAAACGACGTGCGTACCCAACCAAAACTGCGTGGCAAGCACCGCCTCAGGCACAACGATTGTATCCTTGCCGGTATCCAAAACCTCGAAGATCAATTGGGCAGTGCCGAGGGCCACGGCGCCTGCCGCTCCGGCAATCAGGTTTCCAATGCCAATTCGATACACGAGTTCCAGCACGATGCCCAACAACACTGCAGCCCATGCAATGAACACGGCAGCAGAGTAAAGCGTTGTGACCGGCGGCCATCCGGAAATATAAATCCGCGCGATCACGGCAAAAGTGTGCAGCGCCAGCGCAAAGACAATCACGCCAAAGGCGGCTTTGTTAAACGGGCCGCTCCACCCCAATAACCATCCCAACAGCCCCAGGCACGCCAACACAATCGCGAACAAATAGAGCCAAAACGCGCACTCGAACGGAGCGAAATGATTGAAGAACGCCTCGAAATTGACCGCCGCCGGCTCGAACGGCTTAGGCGGGGCGGCATCGAGTTGTGCGCGATACTTCGCTAATTCGGTGTTAAAACCGGCAACATCGCGCTTTCCATAGGCTTTGAACATCGACGCGAGCGAACGGGTGGCTTCGTCTGGCGGCTGTTGGAGAGCCGTCGCATTCACGTAGGCAAGCACCACGGCCGACGCATACGAGTGCCATTCGCCACCAAGCGTGTCCATCGGCACGATCAGCGGCTTCGGTTTCTCTTGACTATTCTTACCCGGCCTATCCCATTGATGGCTGATTTCCAAGGTACTGTCGAATGCCGATCGGGGATTCTCTTTGATTTCTTGCTCGCTGGGCAGCCCCGGGAACTGCGTGGGGTCAAATGCTTCGCGCAACACGATGTACGCCGTGATCCGGCGGGCAAGGTCGAGAATCCGTTCCTGGTAAGCGCTTCGTCGCTCGGGGTCCGTTGCTTCGGCCTTGTCCACCTGCTGCTTCATGTCGGGCATGTGGTCGCTCAATTCGTCGATCGAGTAGCGAAGACTCTTCCGACGCGGCAAGCCGAGCATGTTGAGCACATCGGGATTGTCGATGTGGACCACTTGCTGCTTATTGGCTCTTTCTGGATCGGCAACCACGTCCAGCAACCACTCGATCGCCGGACGAGTGCGCCCCTGATCGTCGACATACGTTTGGGCGTCCGTGATCGCCCAGAGGCTAGTGCGAGCCAGCGTGTCGATCGGCTTGATTCGCCCCTCGTGCATCACCGGGATCTCGCCGAATTCGAAGAGGTGCATGGCGTCCGGAGATGCGCCGGGAACGATCGCTTTGCTGAGGGCCCATCCGGCCAAGACGGCCACCACAACCCAGGGGAAAAAATCGGCTGCGGTGGACAGCCAGAGAGGCTTCGCGGCGCGGTCCGACTTTTCTGAAAGTAAGATCGCGTCGGCCGGGATTCCTCCACTTGCTTGCAACGCGCTCTGCTGACCGGGCGACAATCGCCGCGTGAACCGCAGCAGCACGCCGAGGAAATGCGCCAACAGGCCGGTGGCGACGATCATGCAGCCGATGTACGGGATCATCCAACCCGTGTTGTCGACTACGCTCAGTGTGGAATACTTCACGTCGCCGATCTGGGTGAAGCCGCTCTGATAGAATGTTTCGCCGCCAAAGCGCAGCGGATTATTCATCCAAATGTGGTCGTGACGATCCTCGGGAGAATTCGTGCTAACCAAGTGAATATCCGAAGAGTAATAGCGCGGCATGGTCGTGCCCGGCCAATCCACTTCCTCCGTTTTCACCAAGCGCACGACATACGGCTTGTAGACTCGCTTGAAACGCAAGGCAATTTCGTATTCCTTGCCGTCGAACTCGATCCGGTCCGGCTTTTCCAGATTGACGCTTACGAGATGCGTTTCGACCGGATCGTGAGTCCCCTTCTTCAGGAGTTCCACGTACGCCGAGGCAACGTCGACCTTGCTGCTCGTATCGGTCCCCTTGCCGGGACTGACCGCGACGGCGATGTTGTCCAAGCCGGCGCCTGCGGTCGCAATCGTCTTGTCACCAGGGGCTGGATCGGCCAACTCGGAATTCTCGATGAATTGGAGCACTCTTAAGTCGAACGGCAGGTTGTCGTCGTGGATCAAGTCGCCGGGGCGGAGCCTCGATTGCGGAATCACGACCACATCGTCAGTCTTAGGAGCGGATTTATCGACGACGGCCAATTCGCAGGTACGGCTGTCTTCCGCGAAATTCCGAGCCTGGCCTTCGCGCACCGTCAATTGCTGAGGCTCTTTCGCGGTGACGTCCACAAACAACTCGTTGAACATCATGAGGCCGACGCCGGCATGGATCAGTACGATTCCGGCCCGCTTCTTGAATAGCAACAAGCAGCCTGCCAAGAGGGTCAGCCCGACGGCCTCCCCTTCGATCAATTGCCAAACGATTCGGAGCGATGACGGATTTGGCACGAAGTCGTTTCGATAGAGAAGCCATGCGAGCGACGCGGCAAGAATCAACGTTCCCACCAACAGCAGGTTCCGCTCAAACCGCCGCGACCAATTCAGAAGCGATAGTCCGGCGATTCCGGCTGCCACGACCGCGGCGAGACCGAGCTTGAAAATGAACCATAACGTCGACCATTCAACTGGACTCCCGGCTTGCACCCCCGACAAGTGGTTTCCCACGACGACCACCAGGCCAAGCAAGCCAATCCCCGCCGCGATCACCGCCAGCCCGGCGGGCAAACGCCAATCTCGAGCCTGCATCTTGAAACGCACCGCATGGGCCGCCAGCAAATTGATCGCCATCAACACGCCGATCAATCGCCCGCCCGGAAAGAAGAAGCCGCTCGTCCCATTGGGCGGCCGCGCCAGAAAAAAGAAAAATATCTTGAATTCGACAAAGGCAAACCAAGTGCGAAAGTATTGTCCGATGGCAACCCAAATGCCACTTTCCTTCTGTGCCAGCGTACCGGACCAAATGATGAAGATCGCCATCGCGAACAGGACCACCGTCAGCTTTAGCGATGCCAATGGCCGGAAGATCCGCTCGAACAATGCGGTGTCCCGGCGCGCGGGCGCCGGTACAAATCCTCCGGGCCTGATCGGTTTATCGACCGGGAATACGTTCGTCGCCATCATTCGCTCCAGGTCATTTCGGCGAGCCGAATTGGATTGACTTCACAAAAGCCTCGAAGCGCGGTTTTTCGCGCTCGGCCAGGTTAGCGTCGCCGCGCAGGGTGATGAACCAGACTTGATCGCCGCGCGGCGCGAACGCGCCGAATATCGCTTTTTGCGGAACCGGATCCTTCGGCCCGAGTATTTCTACGTAGCTGCCAGCCGCATCGCCGATTTGGATCGGCTTGACGGCCTGAGCAATCTCCTTCTCGTCGGCCGCCGGGAGCTTTAATAGCCCGCGCCAGCGGTTGACATTCGCCGCGACGTCCGCGGAAGACGGCGGTAAAGTGACCACCGTGATCTCGACGTTCTTGTCGCCCTCTTGGACCACGAACGCCGCCTTTCGCATGACGCTCAGTTTGCCATGCTGCCAGCCGGCGGGAATGTCGTATTTGAATTCCGCGTTTTCCGTCTCGGCGGGTGGTGGCGCCGGCTCGGCGGGCCGCGCTCCCTGGCTGATCGCGGGATGACCCTCGGGAAGTTCAGGCTGGTCGCCGCCCGCGACGGGGCGGCTCATGCCGCCAGTTTGATGCCTGCCGGTCAGCCCCAGAACATACGCCGGCCCACCATCGGCCGTCTTACGCTCACGGATCGCTCCAGAAAGCTGCTCGATCGGGCGCAAGCTCATTTGGCCACGCCAGCGGTTGACGTTCTTGAGCGTCGCTTCACTGTCGTCTTCATCTGGCTTACGCGGAAGCGACGTGACTGTCACGTCTAAAGGCTTTTCGCCCGAGCCGATCTGAAGCGTCGCGAAACGTTTGGCCGGGCCGGAGCCGGAAGCCGGCAGCTCGCGCCAATCTTTGGGGAGCGTCCATTTGGGCGACGCGTCGTCGCCGCCAAAACGGACCGAAGCGATCAACGCCGCGAACGGGTCGCTCTCGCGCCGCACGGCATCCGCTGGGCCAACGAGCTTGAAAAACCAGAACTGGGTCCCGTGCGGCACGATTGCCGCGAACATCCGATCCTTTTCGGGGGGGCTTTCATCCGCTGGCGGCTCGGTCTCGTTGAAGTAGGTCTTCAGCAATATGTCCGGCTTCGTCTGGCGGTAATGCTCTATCTCCTCGGGCCGTTCGCAACCCGCGAAAACCCCGGCAGATAGGGCGAAACCGAAAAGCAGCGCGAGACGGGTGGGCACGGGAGAATTTCGTCTGGTTTTGGCGACGACCCAGCGACCGAGAGCAACGTCCGGCGGATCGCCGGCCGACGGGATCGGGTCGGGGGCGGGATTCATCGGTTGATTATACGGGCGGGTTGGTCCGGGTGTATAGGCGCATCCGGATGCGGAGCAACGGCGGCAAGAACGGGGACCATGAAGGTTGAGGGTAGCGAAAATCGCGGAAATCCCAATTTCCCGCGGACGAAAACGGGGTTGGCTGCTTACGAACTGAGCCACAAAAGCGCCTGCAGATTTGCCAGATGCCGCCCCTCATGTTCCGGCCGCCTGCCCGGCTTTTTTGACCTAGACTTGAAAGAGCGGTTTTCACCGGAGAACCCGGAAACCGGGTGTACCCAGTGGTAGAGCTATGCGCCGATTCCTGAGCAAGTTTCGTCGTCCTCAAGCAAACGTCGTGAGCCAGCGACCGAGGGGCACCCTGTGTTGCGCGCTGGCCGCGCCGTTGTATCTAGTCTTTGGCAGTAACTTTGTCGGGCAGGCCTGGACGGCGGCTATGAATTGGATTTATCGTTTCGACCGGCAGGCTTGGCTGATCGTACTGTGCGGCGTGCTGGCGGTCGGGGCATTTTTTCTACGCGGATTCGGATCGAGGTCGAATTATTAGAACGCCTAACAAACCCGGCGAGGAGAAGGGAACAGTCCCCGCCGGATCTGTTAGGCGCTCTTAGATTTTTTCCCGGAACAGAACAGGTTCGATCGTGTCGCTCGAAATGCTGCTTGGCGAGTTTGATTTGTCGACAATCGGGCTTCCCACGCCGTTGGCGTTGGCGATCGTGTCGGTGATCGGTTACCTCCTCGGCAAGCGCCGGCAATCCGGCCGGGAAGAGACCGAGAATCAGTCGCGCCGCGAATTGAAACGGGCCCAGGCCGTGGCCAAGGAATTGGAAAAGATCGCCGAATTGGTGCGGCGGCATTTGGCCACGCACCACGCCAGCGTCGTGCGGTTCAAGAACCGCATGGTCTCGCTCGGAGGCACCCAGAACGAATCTGCCTGGCAAGAACTCTGCCAAGAGTCGGAAAGCATGCTCAAGCCGACTCTCAAATTGGCCGCCCAATTGGCCAACGCCTACGACGAAATCCGCCAGCAGTCGAACCACCTGATGACGTTCACCGAAGTGCGAACGGATCCACTGACCGGCGTGAGCAATCGCCGGGCGCTCGACGAGACGCTCGGCTCGATGTTCGCAATCATGAACCGCTACGAGCTGCCGTTTTCGATCGTGATCGTCGATATCGACCACTTCAAGAAGATCAACGACGAGCAAGGGCATCTTTACGGCGACAGCATCCTCAAATTGGTGGCCAAGGTGCTGGACGACAACGTGCGCGACACCGACGTCGTAACGCGCTACGGCGGTGAGGAATTCGTGATCGTCATGCCACAGACGCCGCTGGGGGGAGCTTGCATCTTCAGCGATCGACTGCGGGAGAGTATCGAGCAGAAACTGCCGCTAACGGTAAGTGGCGGAGTCTCGGCGGCCGTCGATGGCGACAATCCGCAGACCTTGCTCGCCCGAGCCGACGCCGCGCTCTACAGCGCCAAGGCGGCGGGGCGCAATCGCGTCTACTACCACACCGGCCTGGAAATCCGCTCCGCCTCCGACAACGAGACCAGTCCGGATTCGCAATCGCCGGCGGCGACCGAACGTGCCGAGATCGAAGCGGTGCTGCCGCAGGAGCAGGCAAGCCGATGAAAGCCGGACAACCGATGGTCGCGGCACGAAAACGACCGCCGCTCTGATGTCAGAGTTCGCCAATCGTTTTTGGCTCGGTTCCGTCTTTCGTACTTTGTCCTGACTGCTTGCCGGCTTCGACCGTTGGTCCCTTAGCTTCGTTTGCTTCGAGGGATTCGCCGCCGCTTGGATCGAAACCGTGCAACGCGGCCTTCTCAAGATCGGCGTCGGCCAGTTTTCTAAGATGCGTCCGATCGGTCTTTCTTGGATCATCACTCAGCTTGCGATAGATCTCTCCCTCGTGGCGGTACATGACGGCGAGTTCTTGATCGGTAATCTGTGAATCATCTCGATCGTCGCTGAAGGCATGAACCTGGTCCGCGTCCCAACCTAATCGAAAGTGACTTCGACGCGCTGTCACGCTGCGAATCGCAACTTGCATGTCGCGCAAGGCTGCGTCGTATTGGCCGAGCCGGTAACGGAGACAGGCGCGCGTGTCGAGCAACTCGGCCTTGTCGTCGCCGAGTTCGCGGATGGCCTGTTCGATGTCTTGCAAGCCGGCTTCCACCTCAAGGCCCGACAGCGCGGAGATGTACGCCCGCTCGTTGAGCAAGTTCGGGTAGAGCGTGGGATCCCGATTGACACTCCATCGCGGGCAGGATTCCAAGGCCGCCTTGCAGTCGGCAAGCGCTTCGCGGTGGCGCCCCAGCCGTTGCAGCACCCAGGCGCGCTGCCGATAAGTCTCAGGCAAGTCGTCGGATGCCTTGCGCAGCGTCTTGACTTCATTCCACAGCGCGATTGCCTGGTCGCAATCCCTCAGGCTGCCATCGAGGTCTTGGAGCTTCTCACGGACCCTGGCCCGTAGCGACAAATCCGCGGCACGGGCCCCGGCATCGGGTTCCCATTCAATCGCCCGATCGATGTGGGCCTTGGCCTTTCGCAGTTCGCCGACCTGAAGATCGCGCCAAGCACGCTGCATTTGAAATCCGGCGACCAGATCGCGCCCAAAATCGACCAACTGCCGGCCGAATAATAGCCCGGGCACCAATAGCAGGAACAGCCACTTCCACCGCCCCATGCGCTGAGAAATCGAGCGCCGCGGCGGACGCGGTTCGTCTTCGCCGCCGCGCGGCCAGTCCTCGAACTTGGTAGGGATTGGAAATCCGTGTTCGTCAACGGGGCGGATCGGTGCGGGCATAGGGTCATTCGTCCTGGGGCTCGTTTCCCAATTCAAGCATAAGGAGCGGCTAAGCCCGTGCCAAGTCCGGGAGGGAAAACAACTCGATAATCCTTGTTCGCCGCCATCGAGCTGCTTAGCCGGAAGCCGAAGGCGACCGTGGGAACGCGCCCGCGTGGTCGCCTTCGGGCTCCAGGTCAAACGGTCTGAATCAAGCGACTATCGCTATCCGCTACTGCCGGAAAACTCGTCGAGTGCCCGTTGGATGCGAGCCAGGCTGGTTTCCCGGCCAAGGATAGCCAAGCAGTCGTAGAGCCCCGGCCCGACCGCTTTGCCGGTCACGGCCACTCGCAAGGCATGGATCACGTCGCCGATCTTAATCCTCTCGTCGGCGATGAACTGTTGCAGCGCCGTTTCCAGCGGCTCGACGTCAAACGGCTCAATCGCCGCCAACCGCTGCTTGAGCTTCGCCAGCAACTCGAGCGCCCCCGGCTTGCGGAGGTTTTTCTCCACTGCTGACGGATCGTAAGCGAAATGGTCGGCAAAGAAGAAGTCGGCGTAAAGCAGGATATCGCCGGCCACTTTGATCCGGTCGCCGGCCGCCGCGATGATCCGCGTCAGCTTCGGGCCGACATCGCAGGGAGGCGGGCTCGATACGAGTCCGACGCGCTGGAGATAGGGCAGCATCATCGCCACCTTCTGCTTGAGCGGCAGTGCCTGCATGTAGTGATCTTCAAAGGCCCATAGCTTTTTGCCGTCGAGGCTGGCCGGGGCCTTCGTCACGCGATCGAGCGAGAAGCTGGCGACCATCTCCTCGCGCGTGAAGAACTCCCGCTTGTCGTCGAATGACCACCCCAGCAGCAGCAGATAGTTGATGATGGCCTCGGGCAAGTAACCGACTTGCTCGTAGAAATCCGCGATCACGGGGTTGAATGATTCCGCGGCCGTTTGCAGGCCGAGGGCCGCGGCGATGCGCTGGCCATGTTCCATGAGTTGGGCAAAATCGCGGTTCTTCAGATACTTGTCGAGCTTTCGCTTGCTGAGTTTGGTCTTGCTCCCCGGCTCCGCGACAAACGGCAGGTGAGCGTATTCGGGAAGCGGATATCCGAGCGCCTGGGCGATGAAAATCTGCCGCGGCGTGTTCGAGAGATGCTCCTCGGCCCGAATGACGTGCGTGATTTCGAAATCGAAATCATCGACGACGCTGGCCAGATGATAGAGGCAAGTGCCGTCCGCCCTCTGGACGACGTGGTCCTGCTCTCGGGCCCAATCGAACTCGACGTCGCCGCGAATATGGTCGTGAATCACGAGCTTCCCCTCACGCGGCATCTTCAGCCGCACGACCCCCTGCCGCCCCTCGGACTCGAAGCGCTTCCGATCGGCCGCCGTCTCGGCCATCCAGCGGCGGCTATAGAGAAACGGCCGCTTCTCTTTCTGGGCTTGCTCGCGCTCGGCCTGTAGCTCGTCAGTCGTCGCGTAGTCGCGATAAGCGAAACCGCCCTCCAACAGCTTTACGGCTGCCGCTTGATAGAGCGGCAGGCGCTGCGATTGATAGTACGGCGCATGCGGCCCGCCGACTTCCGGTCCCTCGTCCCAATCGATCCCCAGCCAACGAAAGCCGTGCAGGATCGGGGCCAGCGCCGCCTCGACGTTCCGCTCCTGATCCGTGTCGTCGATCCGCAGCAGAAACTGTCCGCCATATCGTCGAGCGAAGAGCCAGCAGAACAAGGCCGTGCGCACGCCGCCAATGTGCAGATAGCCGGTCGGACTGGGAGCAAAACGGGTGCGGACCATCTTGGCTCGGCCACGGGATGAAGTATCGGGGCAAAGTATGCTGGATTGTTCCCGCTTTCACTCGAATTGGGAAGGGGAACACCTTGAGCCACGTTCTTCGTTCAACCCGAAGGCAGCAGCGACGGCAGCGGGCAAAGAGAGAATCGTCTCTGATGGCTCCACGCCAAACGAAGCCGCCGCTCGCTACCAACCGCGTTCTGCCGATTTCTGCTTGCGGAGCCGTTTGCGGTCGGCTTTACTCAGCTTGCGATTGC
The sequence above is drawn from the Pirellulales bacterium genome and encodes:
- a CDS encoding tetratricopeptide repeat protein, translating into MPAPIRPVDEHGFPIPTKFEDWPRGGEDEPRPPRRSISQRMGRWKWLFLLLVPGLLFGRQLVDFGRDLVAGFQMQRAWRDLQVGELRKAKAHIDRAIEWEPDAGARAADLSLRARVREKLQDLDGSLRDCDQAIALWNEVKTLRKASDDLPETYRQRAWVLQRLGRHREALADCKAALESCPRWSVNRDPTLYPNLLNERAYISALSGLEVEAGLQDIEQAIRELGDDKAELLDTRACLRYRLGQYDAALRDMQVAIRSVTARRSHFRLGWDADQVHAFSDDRDDSQITDQELAVMYRHEGEIYRKLSDDPRKTDRTHLRKLADADLEKAALHGFDPSGGESLEANEAKGPTVEAGKQSGQSTKDGTEPKTIGEL
- a CDS encoding GGDEF domain-containing protein: MSLEMLLGEFDLSTIGLPTPLALAIVSVIGYLLGKRRQSGREETENQSRRELKRAQAVAKELEKIAELVRRHLATHHASVVRFKNRMVSLGGTQNESAWQELCQESESMLKPTLKLAAQLANAYDEIRQQSNHLMTFTEVRTDPLTGVSNRRALDETLGSMFAIMNRYELPFSIVIVDIDHFKKINDEQGHLYGDSILKLVAKVLDDNVRDTDVVTRYGGEEFVIVMPQTPLGGACIFSDRLRESIEQKLPLTVSGGVSAAVDGDNPQTLLARADAALYSAKAAGRNRVYYHTGLEIRSASDNETSPDSQSPAATERAEIEAVLPQEQASR
- the gltX gene encoding glutamate--tRNA ligase, with protein sequence MVRTRFAPSPTGYLHIGGVRTALFCWLFARRYGGQFLLRIDDTDQERNVEAALAPILHGFRWLGIDWDEGPEVGGPHAPYYQSQRLPLYQAAAVKLLEGGFAYRDYATTDELQAEREQAQKEKRPFLYSRRWMAETAADRKRFESEGRQGVVRLKMPREGKLVIHDHIRGDVEFDWAREQDHVVQRADGTCLYHLASVVDDFDFEITHVIRAEEHLSNTPRQIFIAQALGYPLPEYAHLPFVAEPGSKTKLSKRKLDKYLKNRDFAQLMEHGQRIAAALGLQTAAESFNPVIADFYEQVGYLPEAIINYLLLLGWSFDDKREFFTREEMVASFSLDRVTKAPASLDGKKLWAFEDHYMQALPLKQKVAMMLPYLQRVGLVSSPPPCDVGPKLTRIIAAAGDRIKVAGDILLYADFFFADHFAYDPSAVEKNLRKPGALELLAKLKQRLAAIEPFDVEPLETALQQFIADERIKIGDVIHALRVAVTGKAVGPGLYDCLAILGRETSLARIQRALDEFSGSSG
- the ccsA gene encoding cytochrome c biogenesis protein CcsA — its product is MATNVFPVDKPIRPGGFVPAPARRDTALFERIFRPLASLKLTVVLFAMAIFIIWSGTLAQKESGIWVAIGQYFRTWFAFVEFKIFFFFLARPPNGTSGFFFPGGRLIGVLMAINLLAAHAVRFKMQARDWRLPAGLAVIAAGIGLLGLVVVVGNHLSGVQAGSPVEWSTLWFIFKLGLAAVVAAGIAGLSLLNWSRRFERNLLLVGTLILAASLAWLLYRNDFVPNPSSLRIVWQLIEGEAVGLTLLAGCLLLFKKRAGIVLIHAGVGLMMFNELFVDVTAKEPQQLTVREGQARNFAEDSRTCELAVVDKSAPKTDDVVVIPQSRLRPGDLIHDDNLPFDLRVLQFIENSELADPAPGDKTIATAGAGLDNIAVAVSPGKGTDTSSKVDVASAYVELLKKGTHDPVETHLVSVNLEKPDRIEFDGKEYEIALRFKRVYKPYVVRLVKTEEVDWPGTTMPRYYSSDIHLVSTNSPEDRHDHIWMNNPLRFGGETFYQSGFTQIGDVKYSTLSVVDNTGWMIPYIGCMIVATGLLAHFLGVLLRFTRRLSPGQQSALQASGGIPADAILLSEKSDRAAKPLWLSTAADFFPWVVVAVLAGWALSKAIVPGASPDAMHLFEFGEIPVMHEGRIKPIDTLARTSLWAITDAQTYVDDQGRTRPAIEWLLDVVADPERANKQQVVHIDNPDVLNMLGLPRRKSLRYSIDELSDHMPDMKQQVDKAEATDPERRSAYQERILDLARRITAYIVLREAFDPTQFPGLPSEQEIKENPRSAFDSTLEISHQWDRPGKNSQEKPKPLIVPMDTLGGEWHSYASAVVLAYVNATALQQPPDEATRSLASMFKAYGKRDVAGFNTELAKYRAQLDAAPPKPFEPAAVNFEAFFNHFAPFECAFWLYLFAIVLACLGLLGWLLGWSGPFNKAAFGVIVFALALHTFAVIARIYISGWPPVTTLYSAAVFIAWAAVLLGIVLELVYRIGIGNLIAGAAGAVALGTAQLIFEVLDTGKDTIVVPEAVLATQFWLGTHVVCVSLGYATTFVAALIGFSYIMFGLFTPLLGYRLDLRTMSVEPSLTNANLGRGASVGTTTIGKVFANMIYGSVCCAIFFSFVGTVLGGLWADDSWGRFWGWDPKENGALIIVLWNALVLHALWDGIVKDRGLAVLALGGNIAMIWSYFGVNFLGVGLHSYGFTDAGVWVVPGIIVACHLALMALGSIPRRFWWSNRAAAA